The sequence below is a genomic window from Gemmatimonadaceae bacterium.
GCACGAAACGAAAGCCTTTCTTCTTGGCCGGAGGGCAGCCCATGGCGTAGTTTCAGCCAATCGCGGCAAGTCCCGAACGGTGACGTGTAACGTGAACAGATTTGATCGACAACTGATTGCGCGGAACGCGCTTCTCGCGGGGCTTGTTGTGGCGGGCATTGGTGCCTTGTCTCCCGCGGGCGCGCAGGTCGCTTCCGGCCAACGCTACGACCGCCTCGCGATCCGCAACGCCACGATCGTCAACGGCAACGGCACACCCGCTTCCGGCCCCGCCGACATAGTGATCCAGGGGAACACGATCGCCGAGATAGTCTGGCTCGATCCCGTCGCCGTGCGCGAGGGCAGGGCCCGCCGCCCCGCGGCGGACGCCGAGATCGACGCGACCGGAAAGTTCGTGCTGCCGGGATTGATCAACGCCCACGGGCACGTGCAGGAGGAGCGCGGCGGAATCCCCCAGCCGCTCGACTACGAGCTCAAGCTCTGGCTCGCGTCGGGCATCACCACGGTGAGAGACGTGGGGTCGCCCACGGAGCGGACTCTCGCGTTGCGAGAGCAGAGCCGCCAGAACCAGATCGCCGCGCCCCGGCTGTACGTGTACGCGCAGTTCGGCCGCCGCCCGACGCCCACGAATCCGGCGCTGGCCCGCGCGCGCGTGCGCGAGCTCAAGGCGCTCGGCGTGGACGGCATCAAGACGACCGGAATCGACCGCGACATACTTGCCGCGCTGCTCGATGAAGCGCGCAAGGTCGGGCTCAAAGTTGCGCACCACGCCGGGGTCGAGGAGAGCAATGCGTGGGACGACATCCGCGGCGGCACCAGCAGCATCGAGCACTGGTACGGCGTCCCCGACGCCGCGATCCCCGGCGGGGTGCAGAACTTTCCGGCCGACTACGATTACCGCGACGAGGTCGATCGCTTCCGCTACGCGGGCCGCCTCTGGCGCGAGGCGGACTCCACGAGACTGGTAGCGGTGCTCGACTCGATGGTCGCCGCGAAAGTTGCCTGGGTGCCCACGCTCGTCATCTACGAAGCGAGCAGGGACCTGCAGCGCGCGCAGACGCAGCCGTGGTTCGCCGACTACCTGCACCCGACGCTCGAGCGCTACTTCCGCCCTGACCCGGCCAACCACGGCTCGTACTTCTTCGGCTGGACCACCACCGACGAGACTTTCTGGAAGGAGAATTACCGCATCTGGATGCGCGCGCTGCGCGACTTCGAGCGGCGAGGCGGACTCATCGGCGCGGGCGAGGACGCGGGGTTCATCTACCAGATGTACGGCTTCGGCCTGATCCGCGAGCTGGAGCTGCACGAGGAAGCGGGCTTCCACCCCATCAAGGTCATTCAGCACGCCACCGGCAACAACGCGCGCATTCTTGGCGAGGAGCACCGGCTCGGGCGGATCCGCGCCGGCTACCTTGCCGACTTGATCGTCGTGAACGGGAATCCGCTGGCCAACCTCAAGGTGCTGTATCCGACGGGCGTGGAGGAAATTCGGGACGGAAAGGCGATCCGAACCGGCGGTATCGAATGGACGATCAAGGATGGAATTCCCTATCACGGCCCCACGTTGTTGCGCGAGGTGGCGGAGATTGTGGCCGCTGCGAGGGCGGGGGCTGCACGTGACTAGTCACAAGTCACTAGTCACTAGTCACCAATGAATGGTCACCAGTCAATGAACCGACTCCTCCTCGTCAGCCTCGCATCCGCCTGTATAGCGACAGGACTCCGCGCCCAATCCCCCGCCGAGCTCATCGTCACGGCGGATCGCATCTACACCGTCGAGCCGGGGCCGCACGTCCACGCCGTCGCCATTTCGAACGGGCGCTTCGTGTACGCGGGCTCGCGGCAGGGAGTAGAGCGGTATCGCGGGCCGAACACGCGCTCCATGGATTTCCCGGGCGCGTACATCTACCCAGGGTTGGCGGACGCGCACGCGCACATCAGTGGACTCGGCACGGCGCTCGAGCGCGTGCGGCTGGACGAAACGCGCACCTACGAGGAGGTCATAGCGCGCGTCGTGGAGCGCGCGGCGGCGCTTCCGCCCGGCGAATGGATCCTGGGCCGCGGGTGGGATCAGACGCGCTGGCCGGTGAAGGACTTTCCGACTCACGACGCGCTGACTCGCGCGGTACCGAATCACCCGGTCGTGCTCACGCGCGTGGACGGACACGCGCTGCTGGCGAACGCGCGCGCGATGGAGCTCGCCGGCATCACCGCCGCGACCCGTGATCCCGCGGGCGGCCGGATCGTCCGCGACGCATCCGGCCGGCCGACCGGAGTCTTCGTCGACAACGCCAAGAACCTGGTCAACCGGGTAGTGCCGCGT
It includes:
- a CDS encoding amidohydrolase family protein, giving the protein MAGIGALSPAGAQVASGQRYDRLAIRNATIVNGNGTPASGPADIVIQGNTIAEIVWLDPVAVREGRARRPAADAEIDATGKFVLPGLINAHGHVQEERGGIPQPLDYELKLWLASGITTVRDVGSPTERTLALREQSRQNQIAAPRLYVYAQFGRRPTPTNPALARARVRELKALGVDGIKTTGIDRDILAALLDEARKVGLKVAHHAGVEESNAWDDIRGGTSSIEHWYGVPDAAIPGGVQNFPADYDYRDEVDRFRYAGRLWREADSTRLVAVLDSMVAAKVAWVPTLVIYEASRDLQRAQTQPWFADYLHPTLERYFRPDPANHGSYFFGWTTTDETFWKENYRIWMRALRDFERRGGLIGAGEDAGFIYQMYGFGLIRELELHEEAGFHPIKVIQHATGNNARILGEEHRLGRIRAGYLADLIVVNGNPLANLKVLYPTGVEEIRDGKAIRTGGIEWTIKDGIPYHGPTLLREVAEIVAAARAGAARD